In Methanobacterium paludis, the following proteins share a genomic window:
- a CDS encoding B12-binding domain-containing radical SAM protein, giving the protein MKVTFINPPQTSSKYKFIGVVAPPLGIAYMAAVLEENGINVSIIDASALEMTWEDLEAELKMAPPDVVAITALTPTISQALKSADITRKTCPDTVIVMGGYHPTFNYEEVLESDSVDVVVRGEGEYTMLDLVKTLENGGDLAEVKGIAFKDTVTPVRPPITDLDNLPFPARHLLPMDHYKLFNMKTNMSTMITTRGCPMQCSFCASAALHGPKLRLRSPKNVVDEMEHLVKDHNVGTIAFMDDTFTLRRKRVLEICEEIKKRDLDVLWGCTARVDTLSGDVIKQMREAGCIAMFMGVESADQQVLDEVNKNTSIAKIRSAFELSKKEKMRTIASVVLGMPGDTKESIKRTVKFVKELNPSYAVFSLATPYPGTRFYQQTLEKNLIKVKDWSKYTLISPILETMECSLEELKKMQNTAFRKFYLRPGYIFRQMQMDGPMLLKTIAAVIKEMI; this is encoded by the coding sequence ATGAAAGTAACATTTATAAATCCACCCCAAACTAGTTCCAAGTACAAATTCATAGGAGTGGTGGCCCCGCCTCTTGGAATCGCTTATATGGCAGCTGTTCTTGAAGAAAATGGAATCAACGTGAGCATTATAGATGCTTCTGCCCTGGAAATGACCTGGGAAGATCTGGAAGCTGAACTTAAGATGGCTCCACCGGATGTTGTGGCCATCACTGCCTTAACTCCCACAATAAGTCAGGCCTTGAAAAGTGCAGATATAACAAGAAAGACCTGTCCAGATACTGTAATTGTAATGGGTGGTTACCATCCGACCTTCAACTATGAGGAAGTTTTAGAGAGTGATTCTGTCGACGTGGTGGTCAGAGGTGAGGGAGAGTACACCATGCTTGACCTTGTGAAAACCCTGGAAAATGGTGGTGATCTAGCTGAAGTTAAAGGAATAGCATTTAAAGATACGGTTACACCCGTACGTCCGCCCATAACTGACCTGGACAATTTACCATTCCCTGCAAGACACTTGCTTCCAATGGATCATTACAAACTCTTCAACATGAAAACCAACATGTCCACCATGATCACCACCCGCGGCTGTCCCATGCAATGCTCTTTTTGCGCTTCTGCTGCCCTTCACGGGCCTAAACTGCGTTTAAGATCTCCAAAAAATGTTGTGGATGAGATGGAGCACCTTGTAAAGGACCATAATGTGGGAACCATAGCCTTCATGGATGACACTTTCACACTACGCAGGAAGAGGGTGCTTGAAATATGTGAAGAGATCAAAAAAAGGGACCTTGATGTACTTTGGGGATGCACTGCCCGGGTAGATACTTTATCAGGGGATGTAATAAAGCAGATGAGGGAAGCTGGATGTATTGCCATGTTTATGGGTGTAGAATCTGCAGATCAACAGGTTCTTGATGAGGTGAATAAAAACACAAGTATTGCAAAGATTCGAAGTGCGTTCGAACTTTCCAAAAAAGAGAAAATGCGTACCATTGCTTCGGTTGTGCTGGGAATGCCCGGAGACACCAAAGAGAGTATAAAAAGGACTGTGAAATTTGTGAAAGAGTTGAACCCATCCTACGCTGTTTTCAGCCTGGCCACACCATATCCTGGAACCAGGTTTTACCAGCAGACACTGGAGAAGAACCTGATCAAGGTCAAAGATTGGTCCAAATACACACTCATTTCCCCTATTCTGGAAACCATGGAATGCTCCTTAGAAGAGCTTAAAAAGATGCAAAACACAGCTTTTCGTAAATTCTACCTCCGACCAGGTTACATCTTCCGACAGATGCAGATGGACGGCCCTATGCTTCTTAAAACCATTGCAGCTGTTATCAAGGAAATGATCTGA
- a CDS encoding tetratricopeptide repeat protein produces the protein MKLSSLIVDVSFFGYILVCIFLYVKGRAKIILHPILAIFTGFAVTFAIDFILFAFFAYFNVVNLVSALLTLAIAAFIGGFVATFLSRENKAIIGLWEGIIFGMILLITIFVYASTNIEFLNRNILLAFFVICLVFAGIGGFIAEKISTRCSVMGLFDDYKKKSLVKKAINFMTQEKYQSLTGFNNALEFANEALELDPNYALAWHIKGGALIGMAKPEEGLKCLDNAIELDPELGLPWYGKGLVSQKLGKYEEAIDYYNKALKLGLKNFDNLHVDILYRKGIILTELGKYKAAIGPFDKALKIDPNFVDVWTARGMVSLMLNKSEEALGYYDKALKVDPQNFGAFMGKYMALMDLDKHQESLEYLDKVLEIESQQASLWASRGILLNQLGRYEEAIICLNKALKLDQKEPRAWKTKGKSLVRLKRPEEALKSLEEALKLDPKNSDAWFTKGLAFNQLAKFKESLNCFEKSLNLNPDNADAWYGKGLSLEELEKPEKALKSYDKALELKIDFKPAKEGKERILASKFNEL, from the coding sequence ATGAAATTATCTTCACTTATTGTTGATGTCAGCTTCTTTGGATATATATTGGTATGTATCTTTCTTTATGTTAAAGGAAGAGCTAAAATAATACTACATCCTATTTTAGCTATTTTTACGGGATTTGCAGTAACATTTGCCATTGATTTTATTTTATTTGCATTTTTTGCCTATTTTAATGTTGTTAATTTAGTATCCGCATTGTTAACATTAGCAATTGCAGCGTTTATTGGAGGATTCGTAGCAACATTCCTTTCAAGAGAGAATAAAGCGATAATAGGACTTTGGGAAGGGATAATTTTTGGGATGATCTTGTTAATAACAATATTTGTTTACGCATCTACAAACATTGAATTTCTTAATAGGAATATTTTGTTAGCGTTTTTTGTTATTTGTTTAGTATTTGCGGGAATTGGCGGATTCATAGCTGAAAAAATTTCAACGAGATGTTCTGTGATGGGACTTTTTGATGATTATAAAAAGAAATCTTTGGTCAAAAAGGCTATTAATTTCATGACTCAAGAGAAATATCAATCATTAACCGGTTTTAATAATGCGTTGGAGTTCGCTAATGAAGCATTGGAACTGGATCCAAATTACGCTCTAGCATGGCATATAAAAGGTGGTGCACTTATAGGGATGGCGAAGCCTGAAGAAGGACTTAAATGTTTGGATAATGCTATAGAACTAGATCCTGAATTAGGACTTCCATGGTATGGTAAAGGTTTGGTTTCTCAGAAGTTAGGTAAATATGAAGAAGCTATTGATTATTATAACAAAGCTTTGAAATTAGGTTTAAAAAACTTTGATAATCTTCATGTTGATATTCTTTATAGGAAAGGCATAATTTTAACAGAACTTGGTAAATATAAAGCGGCAATTGGACCGTTTGATAAAGCCTTAAAAATAGATCCTAACTTTGTAGATGTATGGACTGCTAGGGGCATGGTTTCTTTGATGTTAAATAAATCCGAGGAAGCACTTGGATATTATGATAAAGCTTTGAAAGTGGATCCTCAAAATTTTGGAGCTTTTATGGGTAAATATATGGCTCTTATGGATCTTGATAAGCATCAAGAAAGTTTGGAATATTTAGATAAAGTTTTAGAAATTGAATCTCAGCAGGCTTCACTTTGGGCTAGCCGGGGAATACTTCTTAATCAATTGGGAAGGTATGAAGAAGCCATAATATGCTTGAATAAAGCTTTAAAATTAGACCAAAAAGAACCACGTGCATGGAAAACTAAAGGAAAAAGCCTTGTAAGACTAAAAAGACCTGAAGAAGCTTTAAAGAGTCTTGAAGAAGCATTAAAGTTAGACCCAAAAAATTCTGATGCATGGTTTACTAAAGGTTTAGCATTTAACCAGCTTGCAAAGTTTAAAGAATCTCTAAATTGTTTTGAAAAATCTTTGAACTTAAATCCAGATAATGCTGATGCATGGTATGGTAAAGGTTTATCACTTGAAGAACTTGAAAAGCCAGAAAAAGCCTTAAAAAGTTATGATAAAGCACTTGAATTAAAAATTGACTTTAAACCTGCTAAAGAAGGTAAAGAAAGAATTTTAGCTTCTAAATTTAACGAGTTGTGA
- a CDS encoding antibiotic biosynthesis monooxygenase, protein MEVITFVKGNVPSSKSDEFEAAYRSLKHLPDGLIASYLLNDSKETEIYVIECVWESKEALEKRRSEVEIPAAIALFQKVGSKPTTTVYNMIDGLP, encoded by the coding sequence ATGGAAGTTATAACATTTGTTAAGGGAAATGTTCCTTCTTCTAAATCAGACGAGTTTGAAGCAGCTTATAGATCTTTGAAACATTTGCCTGACGGTTTGATAGCCTCTTATCTATTGAATGATAGTAAAGAAACTGAGATTTATGTAATTGAATGTGTGTGGGAAAGTAAAGAAGCCCTTGAAAAGAGGAGAAGTGAAGTAGAAATTCCTGCTGCAATTGCACTCTTCCAGAAAGTAGGGTCAAAACCAACAACAACCGTATATAACATGATAGATGGCTTACCATAA
- a CDS encoding metal-dependent hydrolase, with the protein MDLITHFLVPYIILVAVKSKNKLAGGFGGISPDFDTIFVAWIGILAPQFFIFSHRGITHSFIFGLVTSTIFLYVISRKQVNGFISNLIRRDISVKFTKTTIAIAYFGVLIHLFLDYLTTLGIPLFFPFSVTRYAAGIYQSLDGLTIIIAAIVLIILYLKLDYKYKKAAMAIFMIILISFGGIRACEKFNVLENETPTLNGNYNQISVYPTTDMFEWNVVKINAQNSSYIVSEYNTWSDQESNVRTFNTPSIENGNYSSAQNAINIANNLPVVKQFKWNSYYTLVDAKYTGTKWDITYYDILKSYTGNNITVSVP; encoded by the coding sequence ATGGATTTAATTACACATTTTCTGGTTCCATACATAATATTAGTCGCTGTGAAAAGTAAGAATAAACTTGCAGGAGGTTTTGGTGGAATTTCACCGGATTTTGATACCATCTTTGTGGCTTGGATTGGTATTTTAGCTCCACAGTTTTTCATTTTTTCACACAGGGGAATTACACATTCTTTTATCTTTGGTTTGGTAACATCTACCATCTTCTTGTATGTAATATCAAGAAAACAGGTGAATGGATTTATCAGCAACCTAATACGACGTGACATATCCGTAAAGTTTACAAAAACCACCATTGCAATTGCATATTTTGGTGTTCTAATCCATCTATTCCTGGATTATCTCACAACACTAGGAATTCCTCTGTTCTTTCCATTTTCAGTTACAAGATACGCAGCTGGAATCTATCAATCTTTAGATGGTTTAACCATCATAATTGCAGCCATAGTACTAATTATCTTATATTTGAAACTGGATTACAAGTATAAAAAAGCTGCTATGGCCATTTTCATGATTATCCTAATATCATTTGGAGGGATAAGGGCATGCGAGAAATTTAATGTTCTTGAAAACGAAACTCCTACATTAAATGGGAATTACAATCAAATATCTGTTTATCCTACCACTGATATGTTCGAATGGAATGTTGTGAAAATTAATGCTCAAAACAGCAGTTATATTGTATCAGAATATAATACATGGTCTGATCAGGAATCAAATGTTAGAACATTTAATACTCCTTCAATTGAAAATGGTAACTATAGTTCTGCCCAAAATGCTATAAACATTGCAAATAACCTCCCAGTGGTTAAACAGTTTAAATGGAATTCATATTACACACTTGTTGATGCAAAGTACACTGGGACCAAATGGGATATAACCTACTACGATATTCTAAAATCTTATACTGGAAATAACATAACAGTTTCAGTTCCTTAA
- a CDS encoding ribonuclease HIII, which translates to MKVTSLTLNAHEIENLKSFISQRGLKKATSTTEYELLRVKDGNISIVLYKSGKLVHNGSEDSKRVTNAILEREEVYDYILGSDETGKGEWYGPLVVVATALSAEDILNLRKLGVRDSKTIKKTKLMEIAEELKKMSFEHRSIVLRPKKYNDLYSRFRRENKNLNDMMAWAHSAVIQDLLEKIQFKKAKVVIDKFDFEKTHYRLEKVDKTNLKIIQKSGAESETAVAAASIIAKYIFENEVDKLNRKYNIDLRKSKPEDIKRELLPEVGKIHFKNVKKCLKDLK; encoded by the coding sequence ATGAAGGTAACATCCCTAACTCTCAATGCACATGAAATCGAGAACTTAAAAAGTTTTATTTCACAGAGAGGATTAAAAAAAGCTACTTCTACTACTGAATACGAATTACTACGTGTTAAAGACGGAAATATCAGCATAGTCCTTTATAAATCAGGTAAACTGGTTCATAACGGCAGTGAAGATTCTAAAAGGGTAACTAATGCTATTTTGGAAAGAGAAGAAGTATACGATTATATTTTAGGTTCGGATGAAACTGGCAAAGGGGAATGGTACGGCCCTCTGGTTGTGGTTGCAACAGCCCTGTCGGCAGAGGACATATTGAACTTAAGAAAGTTGGGAGTCAGGGACAGTAAAACCATTAAGAAAACGAAATTAATGGAAATTGCCGAAGAACTTAAAAAAATGAGTTTTGAACATCGCTCAATTGTATTAAGGCCCAAAAAGTACAACGATCTCTACTCCAGATTCCGGAGGGAAAATAAAAACCTTAACGATATGATGGCATGGGCTCATTCTGCTGTAATTCAAGATCTTTTAGAAAAAATCCAGTTTAAAAAAGCTAAAGTGGTCATCGACAAGTTTGATTTTGAAAAAACCCATTACAGACTTGAAAAGGTTGATAAAACCAACCTCAAAATCATTCAAAAATCAGGGGCTGAATCTGAAACTGCTGTTGCAGCAGCCAGCATTATAGCTAAATACATTTTTGAAAATGAAGTAGACAAATTAAACAGAAAATACAACATCGATCTTAGAAAATCTAAACCCGAAGATATAAAACGGGAGCTACTTCCTGAAGTAGGAAAAATTCACTTTAAAAATGTTAAAAAATGTTTAAAAGATTTGAAATGA
- the feoB gene encoding ferrous iron transport protein B encodes MDNNEDEDLSKKNLTIALAGNSNVGKSVVFNELTGSNQIIGNWPGKTIERAEGKLHFEGQDITVIDLPGIYSFSTFSMEEMVSREYMAFEKPDVVINVVDASVLERNLFFTLQLKEMDVPMVVCVNQVDIAKQKGIVIDTEKLQDMLGVPVVSTVAVRGEGLHELMEKTVELAQKKPQIKTMEYGAEVEKRIEKLRETIESENLDLGYPPRWVAIKLLENDPEIKELVESRSKKVSRSVYDMSQEIEEIHQEPVFAVIASERYSLANKIAFEAQIQSEVNITFSERLDRLFTHRVWGYVMAVAVLGGLLLWTFVVGDFFSGLLSNAFSFYQPVDPKVTGSMASILWNGAFGGIVAGVTLVIPFVIPFYLMLSAVENSGVLTRVAFMMDSAMHKIGLHGKAIIPMILGYGCNVPAIDSTRILETRRERLLASFAITFTPCAARTIVILGLVAVFVNIWWALALYVIDLMVIFVLGRIALKVVPGESTGLIMELSSFKVPSLTAMFKQTWSRTKSLIYLVFPLYIIGSAAIQALYAWGVLTPISNVLAPLTVGWLGLPLFAGILLIFGAVRKEFTLLMLVALVGTNFAAFLTPVQLIVLALVSLLFIPCISTIAILAREFGWKATGAISLANFASAMIIGGIAFRVLSLVF; translated from the coding sequence ATGGATAACAATGAAGACGAAGACTTATCAAAGAAAAATTTAACCATAGCCCTTGCAGGAAACTCAAACGTCGGTAAAAGTGTGGTGTTCAACGAACTTACAGGTTCAAACCAGATAATTGGAAACTGGCCCGGAAAAACCATTGAAAGGGCAGAGGGAAAACTCCACTTTGAGGGTCAGGATATAACTGTGATAGACCTGCCCGGTATTTACTCATTTTCAACTTTTTCAATGGAAGAAATGGTATCCAGGGAGTACATGGCATTTGAAAAACCAGATGTTGTGATCAACGTTGTTGATGCTTCTGTTTTGGAGAGAAACCTGTTTTTCACCCTACAGTTAAAGGAAATGGATGTTCCAATGGTTGTCTGTGTCAATCAGGTGGACATAGCCAAACAAAAAGGAATAGTCATTGACACAGAAAAACTACAGGATATGCTAGGAGTACCTGTTGTATCCACAGTGGCAGTGAGGGGTGAAGGGCTCCATGAACTAATGGAAAAAACCGTGGAACTTGCCCAGAAAAAACCTCAAATAAAAACGATGGAGTATGGTGCGGAAGTTGAAAAACGAATAGAGAAATTGAGGGAAACAATCGAATCTGAAAACCTTGATTTAGGATATCCACCTCGATGGGTCGCTATAAAGTTACTTGAAAACGATCCAGAGATTAAGGAACTGGTGGAATCCAGATCAAAGAAGGTTTCAAGATCAGTGTATGACATGTCCCAGGAAATAGAAGAAATTCATCAAGAACCTGTTTTTGCAGTCATAGCCTCTGAAAGGTATTCACTTGCAAATAAAATTGCATTTGAGGCCCAGATACAAAGTGAAGTGAACATTACATTTTCTGAAAGGTTGGACAGACTCTTCACACACAGGGTATGGGGTTACGTGATGGCAGTTGCTGTGCTGGGAGGACTGCTTTTATGGACATTTGTGGTTGGAGATTTCTTCTCAGGTTTACTTTCAAATGCTTTCAGCTTCTACCAACCAGTAGACCCTAAAGTAACAGGTTCTATGGCGAGTATACTTTGGAATGGGGCATTTGGAGGTATTGTAGCAGGAGTTACCCTCGTAATTCCATTTGTAATTCCATTTTATCTTATGCTCAGTGCGGTTGAAAATTCTGGAGTGCTGACAAGGGTGGCATTCATGATGGACAGTGCAATGCACAAGATAGGACTGCATGGAAAAGCCATAATACCCATGATCCTGGGTTACGGATGTAACGTTCCTGCAATTGACAGTACCAGGATTTTGGAGACTCGGCGTGAAAGATTATTAGCATCGTTTGCCATCACATTCACGCCATGTGCAGCCAGAACAATCGTTATACTGGGTCTTGTAGCAGTGTTTGTCAACATATGGTGGGCTCTTGCACTTTACGTAATTGACCTTATGGTGATATTCGTATTGGGCAGGATTGCTTTGAAGGTTGTACCTGGAGAATCAACAGGACTGATAATGGAGTTAAGCTCATTTAAAGTTCCATCTTTAACAGCCATGTTCAAACAAACATGGTCAAGAACCAAGTCATTGATATATCTGGTTTTCCCACTGTACATAATTGGAAGCGCAGCCATACAGGCTTTATATGCTTGGGGTGTTCTTACACCTATAAGCAATGTTCTTGCACCACTTACAGTTGGATGGTTAGGTCTCCCCCTATTTGCCGGCATACTACTCATATTTGGAGCTGTCAGAAAGGAATTCACACTACTGATGCTGGTGGCTCTGGTTGGTACGAACTTCGCAGCATTTTTAACACCGGTTCAGTTAATAGTACTGGCACTTGTAAGCCTGCTTTTCATACCATGTATATCCACAATCGCCATACTGGCTCGTGAATTTGGATGGAAAGCCACAGGGGCCATATCACTGGCCAACTTTGCCTCTGCAATGATTATTGGAGGTATAGCTTTCAGGGTGCTTAGTTTAGTATTCTAA
- the ribB gene encoding 3,4-dihydroxy-2-butanone-4-phosphate synthase, translating to MNQNLLSQFGEPLERVENALKSLQSGRGVLVTDDEQRENEGDIIFAAESLTESQMAMLIRECSGIVCLCLDDDKVHELGLPLMVENNTSQYKTAFTISIEAAEGVTTGVSAADRLTTVKTAIEDNAKPEDLNHPGHVFPLRARSGGVLERQGHTESAVDLMKMAGLKPFGVLCELTNPDGTMARLPEVVAFATKHSMPVVTVEDLVSYRKSMKTDAT from the coding sequence ATGAATCAAAATCTATTATCCCAATTCGGTGAACCACTTGAAAGGGTGGAGAATGCCCTAAAATCATTGCAAAGCGGCCGTGGTGTACTGGTCACAGATGATGAACAAAGGGAAAATGAAGGGGACATAATTTTTGCCGCAGAATCCCTCACCGAATCCCAGATGGCTATGTTAATCCGGGAATGCAGTGGTATTGTCTGCCTGTGCCTGGACGATGACAAGGTGCATGAACTTGGACTACCTTTGATGGTGGAAAACAATACAAGCCAGTATAAAACTGCATTTACCATATCAATTGAAGCTGCAGAAGGTGTTACAACCGGTGTGTCAGCTGCAGATAGACTTACCACAGTTAAAACTGCTATCGAAGATAATGCTAAACCTGAAGATCTAAATCACCCAGGACACGTTTTCCCATTAAGGGCCCGTTCCGGTGGTGTTTTAGAACGTCAGGGACATACTGAATCAGCTGTTGACCTGATGAAAATGGCAGGATTGAAACCATTCGGTGTACTCTGTGAGCTTACAAATCCCGATGGTACAATGGCACGCTTACCCGAAGTAGTGGCCTTCGCCACAAAGCACAGCATGCCCGTTGTTACTGTAGAAGATTTGGTTAGTTACCGTAAATCAATGAAAACAGATGCTACATGA
- a CDS encoding metal-dependent transcriptional regulator has translation MFNDKKISPNIEEYLEAIYKIEKNGEKVKTTEISKNLDIAPGSVTQMIKRMEKLGYLNYSQYQGVQLTENGLKIAKKITRKHRLLERFLYDILKLKKNNLHDQACEMEHSLSDEAEVALCQVLEHPDKCPDDDELIPACDLKFSSCEECMKYRSSGSSIEEVGKRNENLISVIELEEHQKAKVCFIRGDHKVLRRLLDMGITTGATISLMRLAPLNGPVEVAIRGSKLALGREIASNIFVECFRGD, from the coding sequence ATGTTTAACGATAAAAAGATCAGCCCAAACATCGAGGAATATCTGGAAGCCATATACAAGATAGAGAAGAATGGTGAGAAGGTCAAAACCACTGAAATCTCAAAAAACCTGGATATAGCCCCCGGAAGTGTTACACAAATGATTAAAAGAATGGAAAAATTAGGATACTTAAATTACTCCCAGTACCAAGGTGTTCAATTAACAGAAAACGGACTTAAAATTGCCAAAAAAATCACAAGAAAACATAGATTACTGGAAAGGTTCCTTTATGATATTTTAAAACTTAAAAAAAATAACTTACACGATCAGGCATGTGAGATGGAACATTCCTTATCTGATGAAGCCGAAGTAGCTCTCTGTCAGGTTTTGGAACATCCTGATAAATGCCCCGACGATGATGAGCTCATTCCAGCATGTGATCTGAAATTTTCAAGTTGCGAAGAATGTATGAAATACAGGTCAAGCGGATCAAGCATAGAAGAAGTTGGAAAACGAAATGAAAATTTAATTTCGGTAATTGAACTAGAAGAACATCAAAAAGCCAAAGTATGCTTTATAAGGGGAGACCACAAGGTTTTAAGACGACTTCTAGACATGGGAATTACCACCGGTGCCACCATAAGTCTTATGAGATTAGCACCGCTGAACGGACCTGTGGAAGTTGCAATAAGGGGGTCAAAATTGGCTCTGGGACGTGAAATAGCCTCTAACATATTTGTGGAATGTTTTAGGGGAGACTAA
- a CDS encoding TMEM175 family protein: MEFAVPVLPHSNVAILNFLNGLWPKLLGYFLAFFLLGILLNNHSRQFRNADHADQKLWWINLVFLSFIVLVPFVTSIWIEYGDTTVGVLCFHFDILISGIILYFNWSYLKKHKYLLRKDITPRISTIITYRNLSIPVSSLIAIGFAFFTPFLSNVAYLLILIIMFIAPRLVKRRVN; this comes from the coding sequence TTGGAATTTGCAGTTCCGGTGTTACCACATTCTAATGTGGCTATTTTGAATTTTTTGAATGGTTTATGGCCTAAACTTCTAGGATATTTCCTGGCGTTTTTCCTTTTAGGCATATTACTAAATAACCATAGTAGACAGTTTAGAAATGCAGATCATGCTGATCAGAAACTTTGGTGGATTAATTTAGTGTTTTTATCTTTTATTGTACTTGTACCGTTTGTTACATCAATTTGGATTGAATACGGAGATACTACAGTTGGAGTTTTGTGTTTCCACTTTGATATCCTTATTTCAGGCATTATACTGTATTTTAACTGGTCATATCTAAAAAAACATAAATACCTTCTCAGAAAAGATATAACCCCTAGAATTAGTACGATAATTACTTACAGAAATTTATCTATTCCTGTTTCCTCACTTATCGCCATAGGATTCGCTTTTTTCACACCATTTTTAAGTAACGTGGCCTATTTATTAATCCTTATAATTATGTTTATTGCGCCTCGTCTTGTCAAAAGAAGAGTTAATTAA
- a CDS encoding NAD(P)/FAD-dependent oxidoreductase yields the protein MYDVLVVGTGPAGCMTAKMTAEAGYKVLLVEKMQLPREKSCSGILIKKSIDMVEGEFGKIPDAVLCRPTKNKGIIINDEENRVFKFESEGLNVWRNLFDQWLVSGAENAGVEFRQSTAVISCEEMQDHVLVTLQGNEIYHERAKIVVAGDGAASNLKKNLLKTQDSYIFTYQTFCSGTVDLDYNFFHAFMQPQLSQYDAWFNVKDDFLIFGIAVKDFNKIKGYHEKFLSFLASNFKAEIKSFVKGEVGIMPCVLPEYRVDLGIGRVLFVGEAANFLNPIGEGISSALASGYAAAEAIKSTYDVSEDVDVPALLNAYEKNVEPDKQYMIRQWKLLARISPKFSHLG from the coding sequence ATGTACGATGTATTAGTGGTAGGTACAGGACCTGCAGGGTGTATGACAGCAAAAATGACGGCTGAAGCGGGTTATAAAGTTTTATTAGTGGAAAAGATGCAGTTACCGCGGGAAAAATCCTGTTCAGGCATCTTAATAAAAAAATCAATCGATATGGTTGAAGGTGAATTTGGAAAAATACCTGATGCTGTTTTATGCAGACCCACTAAAAATAAGGGAATTATCATTAATGATGAGGAAAATAGGGTCTTTAAATTTGAAAGCGAAGGTCTTAACGTATGGAGAAACCTGTTTGACCAATGGTTGGTTTCAGGGGCAGAGAATGCTGGTGTTGAATTTAGACAGTCAACTGCAGTTATCTCCTGTGAGGAAATGCAGGATCATGTGCTGGTCACGTTGCAGGGCAACGAGATCTATCATGAAAGAGCAAAGATCGTTGTTGCAGGTGATGGAGCAGCCAGTAACCTTAAAAAGAACCTTTTGAAGACACAGGACAGTTATATTTTTACTTATCAAACCTTCTGCAGCGGCACCGTAGATCTGGACTACAACTTTTTCCATGCCTTCATGCAACCCCAGTTATCCCAGTACGATGCATGGTTCAATGTAAAAGATGATTTTCTAATTTTTGGGATAGCTGTCAAGGATTTCAACAAAATAAAAGGTTATCATGAGAAGTTTCTCTCATTTCTTGCTTCAAACTTCAAAGCTGAAATAAAATCATTTGTTAAAGGGGAAGTAGGCATAATGCCTTGTGTTCTACCTGAATACCGTGTTGATTTAGGAATAGGAAGGGTGTTATTTGTAGGTGAAGCCGCCAATTTTCTTAATCCTATTGGAGAAGGAATATCAAGTGCACTTGCAAGTGGTTATGCTGCAGCAGAAGCAATAAAATCTACATATGACGTAAGTGAGGATGTTGATGTGCCGGCCTTGTTAAATGCTTATGAAAAGAATGTTGAACCGGATAAACAGTACATGATCAGGCAGTGGAAACTCTTAGCCAGAATTTCTCCCAAATTCTCCCATCTGGGATAG